From the genome of Mastacembelus armatus chromosome 12, fMasArm1.2, whole genome shotgun sequence:
TCAGACACTACATGCTTTTAAGCAAAACCATGATCTCCCATAAAAACTATGTCAGCGCAACAAGTTCTGTTTTTCACTGGGCATAGCAGCTTTTCTGCTAGAGGAGACAAATACTGTATTCCTATGAGTGCAAGTCATCCTTTTATTCTAATTACATGATAGCTCACCTATTTGTCAAAGTACTTCTCACCTTGtactttatttactgtatgtgttatttATAGCAAAGCTACTGAggacaaacacattttgtcagtaCTATGAATGACGCGTAttcatttcctcctcatcaGTACCATCACCTTAAGGTCACAGGAAGTGGTACCTCTGGTTTAAGGTTTCCATCCTATTTTGGTGGTGTACATGACATGTTTACATCACACACCACCTATCACTCCATCGctttgtaaaaatgtacaaacactAAGATCTAACATCCTGTCCTAAGTCATCTTGTTTACACGCCATAAATAAGAGAATACATTTGTTAGTCACGCTGTTTGATTCAGTGAAGGAACTATCAACTTCCTGAGCTGTGTCCTAACAAACATTTAGATATTTATCTGGTGCAGCTGGTGTTTTTGGGGAACACACTCAAACTGCCTCTAAGTAAAACTAGTAGAATGAAGACAATTTTTAAGCAAGTCTAGTCTCTACTGAAAGATATaaccataaaaataacatcaaacagaaactgaagatGTTTTAAAGTTGTGTCTGTATGCtacttaaaatttaaaaatactgttttcgaaaatcattttaataaagtttGGTTTTTTTAATGATCAACTTATCTGGAGGTTTTATTCCCGACATCAGTCTTGAAATGACTCACTGGAAAGTATGCTACAGAGGAACAGGTGCAGTCTACGGACGTTTTGACATCTGCGTGGAGATGATGTGTGCATGTTCACGTTTCTGACCTTTATGAGCTGAGTGTGAAAACTACAATGAATTATTAATGGACTTACAGTTCACATGCAGGTCATTTGCGTTTGGAAGTACTGCCTGTTTGCAGCTACACACATTAAACCCATATTCCTTGAAAAAGCATGTCATCATCTTCTAAAGTAGACACAATATCACAGTCGCTGTTGGTTTGGCCAGTCTGATAACTATTTTCTGCCCAGCAAGTTAATCATAACATGCATGTCACACTTTAAACTGACTATGACTCCAAATGCTGTGGTTGAATGAAGGTTCATAGTTAATGAGATGAGGGAAAACAACAGGGAAGCTTCAGTTGTTATAGGTTTAATAACTGGCAGTAACAGAGTAATATTGTGATGCTCAACATTGTGATTGttcacatgcatgtttttttatgcaaCGAGGACGATGATATTTGCACGTCACCGAGGCTGCATACAACCATGAGTGACTATGAAGAACTGAAAGTACTGAAACTAAGGCTGTAACCTCAAACACCCTGACGCTTGCGCTGCTCTGTGTGGTGCTTGTAGCTTACTGGCTACTGGAAATGCAAAGGAGGAGCTGCCGTCAGTGGTCTAGCAAGAAATTCCCCTGTTAATTGTGTGTGAGACAACGACAATACACGAGGCGCAGCTCGCCGCCTCGCAGCATCGTTTGCAAACCACCAGAGAAAACTCTTCTTCTGTGGACGCATCGTGTTTTGATGAAGAACTTTGTGGAATATAAGTTTTGCGTCTGCGCGtaaaacaaacactggacaCAATGGATTTGATTATCACTGGAGAACGTGTGAAGTGCGCGTTACTGGACAGTGTCACTACTTCGGCAGTGAGAAGGAAAGCTTTCCTTAAtgtgaaacagtgaaagaaGTTGCTGCAGGCATGAACACCACGGCAGCAATGGGGAGACAACCGCCCACCATCCCGGCCATTATGTTCATTTTCGGGGTGGTGGGAAATGTCATCGCTATAGTGGTTCTACGAATATCACGAAAGGAACAAAAGGAGACTACTTTTTACACGCTTGTGTGTGGCTTGGCAGTGACAGACCTCTTGGGCACCCTGCTGGCCAGCCCTGTCACCATTGCTACCTACATGAAGGGCTCCTGGCCGGGAGGTGAGCCGCTGTGCCAGTACTCTGGATTCattctgctcttcttcttcttggtccAGCTCAGCACTGTGTTTGCAATGTCGGTGGAGAGGTACTTGGCAATAAACCATGCATATTTCTACAACGAGTACGTTAACCAAAAACTCGCGGCACTGACTCTTTTGGCTATCTACATTTCCAACATCGTGTTTTGCGCGCTGCCCAGCCTGGGGCTCGGCCAGGTGAAGCTCCAGAACCCGGGGACCTGGTGTTTCATCGACTGGCAGAACAACCATACAACAGTCGCGACTTTTAACTTGATGTACGCAGGTGTGAATTCAGTCATAGTCATGGCCACTGTCATATGCAACGTGATGGTGTGCGGGGCTCTCATCCTGATGCACAAACGGTTCATCCGTCGCACGTCGTTGGGCACAGACCAGCGGCGCATCGCAGAGCTCCGGCGCAGACGGAGTTTTGGACGATTAGCTGGAGCAGAGATCCAGATGGTGATCCTGCTGATCGCTACCTCCGCTGTGGTTCTCATCTGCTCCATTCCTTTAGTGGTGAGTATCGGAAAATTTGGACCAGTCACATTTTGCACCGGCTGTGCGCGCAAGAGATTGTTTAGATGTGAGGATATCACAGATATCTGCACCCGTCAACTTGGAAAGGAAATgcattagaaaatgaaaactttcatttaaaaataacttaaatgaatttaattcaattttaaataaaaaatgtgaaccCTTTATAGCAGCAAAATTCCAAAATACGCTGCATCTAATAGCTTGTGGATTAAGTGATAACAGGTAGCTTACGAATAGTTTCGATGTTAGTGTAGAAGGGAAATAGCATATGTTGCCCATAGTTGATTAGAATCaacatg
Proteins encoded in this window:
- the LOC113124783 gene encoding prostaglandin E2 receptor EP4 subtype-like, producing MNTTAAMGRQPPTIPAIMFIFGVVGNVIAIVVLRISRKEQKETTFYTLVCGLAVTDLLGTLLASPVTIATYMKGSWPGGEPLCQYSGFILLFFFLVQLSTVFAMSVERYLAINHAYFYNEYVNQKLAALTLLAIYISNIVFCALPSLGLGQVKLQNPGTWCFIDWQNNHTTVATFNLMYAGVNSVIVMATVICNVMVCGALILMHKRFIRRTSLGTDQRRIAELRRRRSFGRLAGAEIQMVILLIATSAVVLICSIPLVLRIFVNQLCRNQKEEPLGLNKDLLAIRMASINPILDPWIYILLRKTVVLKLMEKIKCLFCKMGGRGGRGSGQFRCVDGHFSSSFISQDSPSLVSRELQEMVSTSQTFLCPSKGNTGKMGSCHIGCGSGPQAVQMLKGPQETQGPERRLSADDLEDTVTGRQQELQMCLKDSALHVTFKDKTANMQEKCI